Proteins encoded by one window of Deltaproteobacteria bacterium:
- a CDS encoding AAA family ATPase, which produces MSGIFHIHRIRLINFHNFVDETLPVRRNLFLVGDNQSGKTTVLDAVHFALTAGVDMEFNAAARFGPRSDAGRNLASIVLRYDLEKDVALRGQCVAYAAVEVREEDDVTFHTFGVGVYATSIDAQPEVWGFIARAKGLDEVGLVAEETCPDGVVRPRPVDRAELEEILGRDKVFDKGRYRTALAQFLYRDRDDYQRVMELITAAKSYRELVARARNLDDLFIGLLPPPAESEFREVRDALRAIDGIQADLDDLESELGILRNILERLGDARRETEKIARYEYVGAELAMREARQDHDEASAALEEGRLSVGSATDRLASAESRESALADSLRTVQGGEGYALVEREAESRRDLEAAEHDRDRAREDLRQRDADLKRARDVSGEALRFLEDARRQAQEAVRKSSEGVSHCGPEAAQAVGEFADAALAIEAGVPFDSAVIRKPFQTLRAALSGAALAAGRMEARAEGEFRRLYDEARGKELEADAVRERAEVLPDIPRYEELLAVLQGQAVGAVPFYRLLELSPELPESAGSVLECFLGPRVLAAVVAPASCHAAARAAVLAHGHGVEILDAEDLRKRRDPAAPGTLPAFLATVGDEEPGFLALSYLARIAGDVRVLPPEKGRDGHGRVLWTDGRMYDEGAESRIDPGPPRFFGEEARKTAALAEESRLRREAVELRREAGIAEKEAADRRSAVSACRAAGEALDAATPELLLARKDHADAAAKSVAAVEASLTSATVAAEAAEARVGMCRDRQADLSAAVAAQGLAQLRQRAAELEKELDSARLEKEEALKGLERRRAAVEEKEKRLAGVRSRREAAESEAERRKEALRNLIEPAHRADVDDYVFRLMRGSQIQPANIKDLVLSAHNARTKAFSVIQSSDGIRNERIYHRYGFRLDEEHREVRDPSGRPVEEAYGVREEEVRSLQTALDDKTRDLLERVVMAGLVRRLQGQVRDLEETIRGINRLAADLSFGQSRFQFSLKKRTEYRRLLELLQEESILQPAVREELRDFFQARLDEFKRSREGDVPEVLDYRRWFEYVLLVSSRRDGEASELPRQRLRFGSGGEQAVPTYLLVIAVASLLFNRTGARLRLLLLDEAFLGIDAGRREVLLQFADRAGVDFIVATPELDGVTPALQASSTLFIEKTPEQDVFVSDFHWQRPEVQASLFEKQPDVRPEDLVIGFPPKP; this is translated from the coding sequence ATGAGCGGGATTTTCCACATCCACCGGATCCGCCTGATCAATTTCCACAACTTCGTCGACGAGACGCTCCCCGTCCGGCGCAACCTTTTTCTGGTGGGCGACAACCAGAGCGGGAAGACGACGGTCCTCGACGCCGTTCACTTCGCCCTGACGGCCGGGGTGGACATGGAGTTCAACGCCGCCGCCCGTTTCGGCCCCCGCAGCGATGCCGGGCGGAACCTGGCAAGCATCGTTTTGCGGTACGACCTCGAGAAGGACGTCGCCCTGCGGGGCCAGTGCGTCGCCTACGCCGCGGTGGAGGTCCGGGAAGAAGACGACGTCACCTTCCACACCTTCGGGGTCGGAGTATATGCGACCTCCATCGACGCCCAACCGGAGGTGTGGGGGTTCATCGCCCGGGCGAAGGGGCTCGACGAGGTGGGACTCGTCGCAGAAGAAACGTGTCCGGACGGCGTTGTGCGCCCCCGCCCCGTCGACCGCGCGGAGCTCGAAGAGATTCTCGGACGGGACAAGGTTTTCGACAAGGGACGTTACCGGACGGCGCTCGCCCAGTTCCTCTACCGGGACCGGGACGACTACCAGCGCGTGATGGAGTTGATTACGGCGGCCAAGTCGTACCGGGAGCTCGTCGCAAGGGCCCGCAACCTCGACGATCTGTTCATCGGCCTTCTTCCCCCGCCGGCCGAGTCCGAATTCCGGGAAGTGCGGGACGCGCTTCGGGCGATCGACGGCATCCAGGCCGATCTCGACGACCTCGAGTCGGAGCTTGGCATCCTGCGGAATATCCTCGAGAGGCTGGGCGATGCCCGGCGGGAGACGGAAAAGATCGCCCGGTACGAGTACGTGGGGGCGGAGTTGGCCATGCGCGAGGCGCGGCAGGATCACGATGAGGCGTCCGCCGCGCTCGAAGAAGGACGTCTCTCCGTCGGATCCGCGACGGACCGGCTTGCGTCGGCCGAGTCGCGGGAATCGGCCCTGGCGGATTCGCTGCGTACCGTGCAGGGCGGAGAGGGGTACGCCCTTGTGGAGCGGGAGGCTGAATCCCGGCGCGACCTAGAGGCGGCGGAACACGACCGGGACAGGGCCCGGGAGGATCTGCGGCAGAGGGACGCGGATCTGAAGCGGGCCCGCGATGTTTCCGGGGAAGCCCTGCGGTTTCTGGAAGATGCGCGGCGCCAGGCGCAGGAAGCCGTCCGGAAGTCGTCGGAAGGGGTCTCCCATTGCGGCCCGGAGGCGGCCCAGGCCGTCGGAGAGTTTGCCGATGCCGCGTTGGCGATCGAGGCCGGCGTCCCGTTCGATTCCGCCGTGATCCGGAAACCGTTTCAAACCTTGCGCGCCGCCCTTTCCGGGGCTGCACTCGCGGCCGGTCGGATGGAAGCCCGCGCGGAAGGGGAGTTCCGGCGCTTGTACGACGAGGCCCGCGGGAAGGAACTCGAGGCCGATGCCGTACGGGAGAGGGCCGAGGTGCTTCCCGACATACCGCGCTACGAGGAGTTGCTCGCCGTTTTGCAGGGACAGGCGGTAGGTGCGGTCCCCTTTTATCGTCTCCTCGAATTGTCTCCGGAGCTTCCGGAGTCCGCCGGCAGCGTCCTCGAATGTTTCCTTGGGCCGCGCGTCCTCGCGGCCGTGGTGGCGCCCGCGTCATGCCACGCCGCGGCAAGGGCGGCCGTTCTCGCGCACGGACATGGCGTCGAGATTCTCGATGCGGAGGATCTTCGGAAACGACGGGACCCCGCCGCGCCGGGTACGTTGCCCGCGTTCCTCGCGACCGTCGGCGACGAAGAGCCGGGTTTCCTCGCGCTGTCCTACCTGGCGCGCATCGCCGGAGATGTGAGAGTACTGCCGCCGGAAAAGGGGCGCGACGGGCACGGGCGTGTCTTATGGACCGACGGTCGAATGTACGACGAAGGCGCCGAATCTCGCATCGATCCGGGGCCACCGCGGTTTTTCGGCGAAGAAGCCCGCAAGACCGCGGCCCTTGCCGAGGAATCGCGTCTTCGACGGGAAGCGGTGGAGCTTCGGCGCGAAGCCGGTATCGCCGAAAAGGAGGCCGCCGACCGGCGGAGCGCGGTGTCGGCGTGCCGCGCCGCGGGGGAGGCACTGGATGCGGCGACCCCGGAACTCCTCCTCGCGCGGAAAGACCATGCCGACGCCGCCGCAAAATCCGTCGCCGCCGTGGAGGCGTCATTGACCTCGGCGACGGTGGCCGCGGAGGCGGCGGAAGCGCGCGTGGGCATGTGCCGGGACCGGCAGGCGGACCTTTCGGCGGCGGTGGCGGCGCAAGGGCTCGCGCAGCTGCGGCAGCGTGCCGCGGAACTGGAGAAGGAGCTGGATTCGGCCCGCCTGGAGAAGGAGGAGGCGCTCAAAGGTCTTGAGCGGCGCCGGGCGGCCGTGGAGGAGAAAGAGAAGCGTCTCGCCGGCGTCCGATCGAGGCGGGAGGCGGCGGAGAGCGAGGCCGAGCGGCGAAAGGAGGCGCTCCGGAACCTGATCGAGCCGGCTCATCGGGCCGATGTGGACGATTACGTCTTCCGCCTCATGCGGGGGAGCCAGATCCAGCCTGCGAACATCAAGGACCTCGTCCTGTCCGCGCACAACGCCCGCACGAAGGCGTTCTCGGTGATCCAGTCTTCCGACGGGATCCGCAACGAGCGGATCTACCATCGGTACGGTTTCCGCCTCGACGAGGAGCATCGCGAGGTCCGGGATCCTTCGGGGCGGCCCGTCGAGGAAGCGTACGGGGTCCGGGAAGAGGAAGTCCGGTCGCTTCAGACGGCCCTGGACGATAAGACGCGGGACCTTCTGGAGCGGGTCGTGATGGCGGGGCTCGTCCGGCGGCTCCAGGGGCAGGTCCGCGACCTCGAGGAAACGATCCGGGGGATCAACCGCCTTGCGGCGGACCTTTCCTTCGGCCAGAGCCGGTTCCAGTTCTCCCTAAAAAAACGGACCGAGTATCGTCGGCTTCTGGAACTGCTCCAGGAGGAGTCGATCCTCCAGCCGGCGGTACGGGAGGAACTGCGCGATTTCTTCCAGGCGAGGCTCGACGAATTCAAGCGCAGCCGCGAGGGAGACGTCCCCGAAGTCCTCGATTACCGGCGCTGGTTCGAGTACGTCCTCCTCGTGTCGAGCCGGCGGGATGGGGAGGCGTCCGAGCTTCCACGGCAGCGTCTCCGGTTCGGATCCGGCGGCGAGCAGGCGGTTCCCACCTATCTCCTCGTCATCGCCGTAGCGTCGCTTCTTTTCAACAGGACGGGGGCCCGCCTGCGGCTGCTTCTTCTGGACGAGGCCTTTCTCGGGATCGACGCGGGGCGGCGCGAGGTGCTCCTCCAGTTCGCCGACCGGGCGGGCGTCGACTTCATCGTCGCGACGCCCGAGCTCGACGGCGTCACGCCGGCCCTGCAGGCGTCGAGCACCCTGTTCATCGAGAAGACGCCGGAGCAGGACGTCTTCGTGAGCGACTTCCACTGGCAGCGCCCGGAAGTCCAGGCAAGCCTCTTCGAAAAGCAACCGGATGTGCGGCCGGAGGATCTCGTCATCGGCTTTCCCCCAAAGCCGTGA
- a CDS encoding TIGR02678 family protein — protein sequence MTDERTGAAGELLTLALEKKGAERVRAVLNVLTESTFFYREDDPDLFLFLVRNKSGVRKFVEHFFGWRLHVDRHVARLIKERQYNDHLRPTQRDIFDLRRRDECLLFAILLEFHEEEFHRQNVSPDDGRPLRFLLSDFVAFALRRFREETGEACPSEQRIFEAVRPLFLQLDRHRFVRLVDRKAAEAGEELPAGMEEHSLYEFLPGIRCYDASQAAREIVIRAYRSAVPGEEAPGSDGAPSAEDGSNGEGA from the coding sequence GTGACGGACGAGCGGACCGGCGCCGCCGGGGAGCTCCTGACCCTCGCACTCGAGAAGAAGGGGGCTGAGCGGGTCCGCGCCGTGTTGAACGTCCTCACCGAATCCACCTTCTTCTACCGCGAGGACGATCCGGATCTCTTCCTCTTCCTTGTCCGCAACAAGAGCGGCGTTCGGAAATTCGTGGAACATTTCTTCGGCTGGCGGCTTCACGTCGACCGCCATGTGGCGCGGCTCATCAAGGAGCGGCAGTACAATGACCATTTGCGCCCCACCCAACGGGACATCTTCGACCTGCGGCGGCGTGACGAGTGCCTTCTGTTCGCCATCCTCCTCGAGTTTCACGAAGAGGAGTTCCACCGCCAGAACGTTTCTCCCGACGACGGCCGTCCCCTGCGGTTCCTCCTGTCCGACTTCGTCGCCTTCGCGCTGCGCCGGTTCCGGGAGGAGACGGGGGAGGCGTGTCCGTCGGAGCAGCGAATCTTCGAGGCCGTCAGGCCCTTGTTTCTTCAACTCGACCGGCACCGGTTCGTGCGCCTGGTGGACCGGAAGGCCGCGGAGGCGGGAGAGGAGCTTCCCGCGGGAATGGAAGAGCATTCCCTCTACGAGTTTCTCCCCGGCATCCGTTGCTACGACGCTTCCCAGGCGGCACGGGAGATCGTGATCCGGGCCTACCGGTCCGCGGTCCCGGGCGAGGAGGCGCCGGGGAGCGACGGCGCTCCTTCCGCCGAGGACGGTTCCAACGGGGAAGGCGCATGA